Sequence from the Priestia megaterium genome:
GGTAACTTACCTAGAGATAAAAGGGAAGGGACTGCAAAAGTGGATTGGAGAGCTGCTCAGCTGTTATTGGTGTACGGGCATATGGTGTGCGGTAGGGATTTATTTTAGTTATGTAGCGGTCCCGCATATTGCTATTCCTATCATTACAATCTTAGCTATTGCAGGATGTGCAGGGATTATAGAATCGTTTATGAAATAAATGGACGAGTTAAAAGACATATTGAACATCAATATGTCTTTTAATAATTAAGGGAAATTTAGCACAACTTTATTTAAAAAAGGAATGCCTTCTTGCCACTCTTCGCTATAAAAAAACCCTTCTAGAATAAATGCAGTTGTATCAGAGGACAGCGGAATGACTACTTGAAAAGAGTCAAATAGTAATTTGTCTTTTGGCTTTAATACGGGCTTAATAGGTTTGATCCAATATTCACCGTCATTTTGAATTTTTTCGTTCCATTTTGGATGAGCATAGCGCCATTCTAAAGAAGAAGAGGGGATACTAGAAACTTCAATGTCTTTTTCATCAATGATCTTCCCGCTTAATATAGCCGAAGCAGTGGGTTTCATTTTTAAGCAAAGCACCGGAGAGCGTAAAGTACTGCTCGTTTGATTTTGAATAATTACGTTGCCGAATATCATCAGCTCGCTTTCATCTTGTTCTGGCAGCAGTATAGAATGTTGAAAGAAACAGAGGATATCACTCTTTTCAAACCTTTCCACAGGTTTTTCCACAATTTTTTCGATTACTTTTTCCACAATCTTTTCTTCAATAACGGGCTGTTTTCTCGAGGCTTTTTCCCGAAATGCTTCTGCAATAATTTTTTGTTCAGAAAGCTCGTTTCTTAGTAAATCCAGCTCTTTTTCTAATCCTTCAATTTCTACTTCTTTTTCAGATGTAGAAAGCGTCTCAGCGTGTTTTTTCTTCCAAAACGATGTATTTTCTTTTTCTCGTTCTAAAGCTCGTTCATAGCTTTTTAATTGGTTTTGTACGTGCCGAATTTCCGATTTATAGTGAATGAGCTTTTGTTTTAATTGAGTTAAATCATCTTTAGGGGAAGGGGAGTTACGACTCATCTAGTAGTCTCCTTTCCTGCTGAGCTATGAATTAAGTTTGTAAACCTGAGCTGCCCACAGCAGTTTTATTTATATGTATGCACAAAGCTTGTAAACGATGAAAAAAGAGGAGAAATATTCTCCTCTGAGGGTATCTAATTAATCAAAATCTGTTTCAAAAGAACTTTCGTAGCTACTACTTTCCTCATCATCGTGATGGCGTCTTCCAGGGAAGAGAGCTTCACATTGAGGTGGATATTCAATAGGTGCGCAACCACTGGCTGAATCTATAATATCAGGACGAGGATAGCAGAAGCTACCTTCCACTTCAATTTTTACATCTTTTTCAATTTGTACGCTGAAACATAATACGAGCTCAAAGCTTAACAGCTGTAAATCACAATGTGATAATCTGATAGAACCACCGGATCCTTCAAAAGAATCAAGGTGAACAACTGGCTCTGTACCTTCTGGAGCACAAAGGTAAAACGTTTGATGTGTCTTCCATGGAATATTACAAGAGGTAATGCTATGATGCTTGTGATGACCACCTAAATCAATTATCTTAATTTTATAGAAGCCACTGATCGATAATCTAACTTCATGAAGAATAACCACTTCTCCATCCGGTAAAACGATTTTTCTAGAGCGGCGACCACCGTGTGGTACAAGTTCAATTACTTTATCCAGTGCATCTTCATCTGAAGGATCCACAGGTTTACCGTCACTATCTGTTAAAATAATTTCAACGTCTGCGTCATGCCCTAAATCTTTAAGTGCTTCTTCATCAAATAATGAAGTGTCGTTAGTAAAGATTTGTGGTAAAACAACTTGACGTCTAACCCAGTCGTACACTTTAGGTACGCGGATACATAATGATTCAAAAAGTTCTCCCATTTTTAAACCTCCTAATTGTAATTGTCCTTCCTTTACGCTTTTCGTTACTAGGTATCGGACTACTATAGTGTATGAATGATCTGCTTTTATGTTCCTTAGTAAAAGCGGAATTTATCGGAATAAATTCTAGTGGGAACGAGCATAAAAAATGAAGGAAATAATAAACTCAATTACAGCATATTCATGTTAATAAAAAGTGTTATTCATCTTTAACTGATTTTTTAGAAGTGGTGGGTTATTTATAATGAAGGAGTGAAGGGCATGAGTGAGGAAAAAACAAAACAATATATTGCTTCATTGAAGTCAGAACTGGCTTTTTATAAAGAAGAATATCAAAAATTCAAGCATCAAGAATTTGAGTATGAAGATATTAAGGAAGAATTAGTGGAATTAAAGCAAAAGCATGAAGAAGAAAAAAGAAAACTAGAGGAAAAAATAGATTGGCTTAAAGCATGCGTCAATGAACAAAAATCAAAAACCGAACAGTCCATTGTACAGTACAATCATGAAGCGCAAGGAACCATTCGAGAGCTGCAAAATCAGCTGCGTGAAGTGACAGCGCAAAAAGGAGGAGAAAGATCGAGAGCAAGGAAGCCAAAAAACAGCACGGATTTATTTTTGTCCATGCAGCGCAAAATGGACAAATAAGAGAGAACGTCTTTCTTTAGTCCTGAATATAATGTTATAGATAGGATGCTGTGAAAAGGAGGGAAACATGATGTATTATCATTACAATTATAATCCTAATCATAATCAATACCCTCAGCCACTGCCTTATCATCCACAACCAATGAAAAAACAATCGGTGAAGAAAGGGCAGCCTATTCCTAAGCCAGTCCAGTACCCTTCTCCAAAACAAGGTGGTTGCGGCTGTGGTTCAAAGTTACCAAAGCGATAAGCAATAGAAGCATTGTCACTCCGACAATGCTTTTTTACATGGAGTGAAGAGAGGTTTAGATATGCCGGATTTTTTCGATGAATTTGAACGTTTTTTTGAACAACATATGATGGGAGAACATCGAAGAAGAATGAAAGAAGTAGAAAAAACAGAAAAGCAGATGGAACAGCAAGAGAGGAAACTGCAGCAAAATGTAAAAAGACTTGATGAGCAAGATGCTGAAGATCCGTTTGGACAATGAAATTTAATGTACACAGTTGAAAAGTCCATACAAAATCATTTGAGTGAACATACAGTATAGAGAGTAAAACAGAGGGGGGGGTAATATTATGGGCTGCGGATTTGGCTACGGTGGTTGTGGTTACGGTGGTGGCTACGGCGGTGGTTTTGCGTTAATCGTTGTATTATTCATTCTATTAATTATTGTTGGGTGTGTTTGTTTTTACAATTAATCCCTTCTATGAATAAGGCACCGAAAAGTGCGGGTGAAGTTTCACTCGCACTTTATTTTTTTATTAAATGTAAAGGGCACCATCTAGGCACATGGTGCATACGATAAAGTATAAATAAAGGAGGTCATGCAAAATGGATAATAATATGTTTAAAAATATAGAAAAGAAAACAGGCGTTAATATGAAGGATATTTTTGAACTTGCGAATTCTGTACAAAATGCTAATTTTAAAGATGAGCAAACGGTGCGTAATATTGTGAAGCGAGTAGCACAAATTGCGAATAAGCCAATTTCAAAACAAAAAGAAGAACAAATTGTTAAGGCGATTGCAAACAATAATCAATCCATTGATTTTGCGACCATCGCTAAAATGCTAAATGAGAAAAAATAATTTAATGTTTTCATATAAAGCCCTGACGTGTCAGGGCTTTTTTCCATTTATGCAGTTTCATTTGTTTGAAATGCGTTAGAATCAAGATCAAACAGTTCCGGATGCTGTGCTAAGTAATTAATTTCTTTAATACGATGAGCGATAGGGGGGTGAGTTGAAGTAGCTTGATTCAACCACATAAAAAAACCTTTTTCCTGTGAGTGCGTATGAACAAATTCCTCCTGATTTACTTTTTTATTTAGACAATTACCAACCGCAAGTATAGTGAGTGCTTGCGTGGCAGCTTTTGTTTGCATCACCAATCGCAACGGAAGCTATGCGATCACACGTATATTCACAGGCCCTAGAATAAGCTTTTCCTAAAAAAGGAACCCAAAGAGCAGCTAGAATAAGTGAGTGGTAGAGTATATGCTTACGTTTGATATGAACTAATTCGGGGGCAATAATAAAAGAAAGTTCTTTTTCTTGATTATCTTCAA
This genomic interval carries:
- a CDS encoding stage VI sporulation protein F, whose translation is MDNNMFKNIEKKTGVNMKDIFELANSVQNANFKDEQTVRNIVKRVAQIANKPISKQKEEQIVKAIANNNQSIDFATIAKMLNEKK
- a CDS encoding YjcZ family sporulation protein; the protein is MGCGFGYGGCGYGGGYGGGFALIVVLFILLIIVGCVCFYN
- a CDS encoding DUF1360 domain-containing protein translates to MTWIYLTLFVFATFRLTRLIVFDKITAFIRKPFHKIVEDQDEQGNTVTYLEIKGKGLQKWIGELLSCYWCTGIWCAVGIYFSYVAVPHIAIPIITILAIAGCAGIIESFMK